Proteins encoded by one window of Mercenaria mercenaria strain notata chromosome 4, MADL_Memer_1, whole genome shotgun sequence:
- the LOC123551613 gene encoding G1/S-specific cyclin-D2-like, which produces MNTEQGLIAQISEMDLMCAESEAPRRAYEDPVLILDNRVLQNLLALEDRYQPNPAYFKCVQTDIKRYMRKMVAQWMLEVCDEQRCEEEVFSLAMNYLDRFLSVCDTPRTRLQLLGAACMFIASKLKETCPISAEKLVIYTDHSITLSMLMDMESLLLSKLKWDLSAVTPQDFLEQILSRLALEREQTEVIKKHAQTFVALCATDCKFMMYPPSMIAAGSVGAAVHGLSNVPHLDVKLLQRLHEITGIEMDCLRGCQEQIEQTLAVNLSTMAMTTTTTAVEQTSKMEHTPSHHTNTQHEHLKEQPTTPTDVQDILF; this is translated from the exons ATGAACACTGAGCAAGGACTTATTGCACAAATTTCCGAGATGGATTTAATGTGTGCAGAATCAGAAGCCCCAAGGCGGGCTTACGAGGACCCAGTGTTAATTCTAGACAATCGAGTTTTACAGAATCTGTTAGCTCTAGAGGACAGATATCAGCCGAATCCAGCTTATTTCAAATGTGTTCAGACAGACATTAAACGTTATATGAGAAAAATGGTCGCACAGTGGATGTTAGAG GTTTGTGACGAACAACGATGCGAAGAGGAAGTGTTTTCATTAGCAATGAACTATTTGGATAGATTTCTTAGTGTTTGTGATACCCCACGGACTAGATTGCAACTCTTGGGTGCAGCGTGCATGTTtatagcatcaaaattaaaagaGACATGTCCGATTTCGGCGGAAAAACTTGTGATATACACGGACCATTCAATAACTTTATCAATGTTAATG GACATGGAGTCTTTATTGTTAAGCAAATTGAAATGGGACTTATCAGCAGTAACCCCACAAGACTTTTTAGAGCAAATTTTGAGTAGATTAGCATTAGAAAGGGAACAAACTGAAGTGATTAAAAAACATGCACAGACTTTTGTGGCACTGTGTGCAACAG attgtaaatTTATGATGTACCCGCCATCCATGATCGCAGCAGGGAGCGTGGGTGCCGCAGTGCACGGGTTGAGTAATGTTCCACATTTAGACGTTAAATTGTTACAACGATTGCATGAGATTACTGGTATTGAAATG GATTGTCTCCGTGGATGCCAAGAACAAATCGAACAAACCTTAGCAGTAAATTTGTCAACGATGGCAATgacgacaacaacaacagcagtagAACAGACTTCAAAAATGGAACATACGCCGTCACATCACACTAACACTCAACATGAACATTTAAAAGAACAGCCCACAACACCTACAGACGTTCAGGATATTCTCTTCTAG